From a single Phragmites australis chromosome 7, lpPhrAust1.1, whole genome shotgun sequence genomic region:
- the LOC133923916 gene encoding uncharacterized protein LOC133923916, whose translation MVAEPLVHKVLSMATSSSSSKKVRPAASAKGGEAAEDGRVGILSFEVANAMSRAANLYRSLSDAEAARLLGPICLGSQAVRALVPGDDARLLALALAEKLDALNRVAAVASRLGRRCTLPALLGFDHVYADLLAGRSGTAAAAFAVASPSDAAALVRKLDRLAAATAALYAELEVLTELEQTARKLPTDEARRALEQRTRWRRHDVRRLRDSSLWNWGYDKAVLLLARAVCAIYDRIRLVFGDPMLGLDLLATTRESRQCDQSRQISGPITANSGPVRANLGDAKSGPIAIVDVDMPRSVNFRSNCGASPGKMFMECLSLSSSVSWKDGFEDEFLENASCISKIKSGMLVPLSGEQGVSSTTAKSGKIGTRVRFGPKSTVTSLAAPSTVGGSALAAHYANIIIIIEKLLRYPHLVGEEARDDLYRMLPSSLKAALRKNLRTYVKNMAIYDAFLAHDWRETLEKTLAWLAPMAHNMIRWQAERNFEQQQIVLKGNVLLLQTLYFADREKTEAVICELLVGLNYICRYEQQHNALLDCSSSLDFDDCVEWQLQ comes from the coding sequence ATGGTGGCGGAGCCGCTCGTGCACAAGGTGCTCTCCATGgcgacgtcgtcgtcgtcgtccaaGAAGGTGAGGCCGGCAGCTAGTGCCAagggcggcgaggcggcggaggacggCAGGGTGGGCATCCTGTCGTTCGAGGTGGCCAACGCCATGTCGCGCGCCGCTAACCTCTACCGCTCGCTCTCTGACGCCGAGGCGGCGCGCCTGCTCGGCCCGATCTGCCTTGGCTCCCAAGCCGTGCGCGCGCTCGTCCCCGGTGACGACGCGCGGCTCCTGGCCCTCGCGCTCGCCGAGAAGCTCGACGCGCTCAACCGCGTCGCCGCCGTCGCGTCGCGCCTCGGGCGGCGGTGCACGCTCCCGGCGCTCTTGGGGTTCGACCACGTCTACGCcgacctcctcgccggccgctcCGGCACCGCCGCGGCTGCCTTCGCCGTCGCCTCCCCGTCCGACGCGGCCGCGCTCGTCCGCAAGCTCGACCGCCTcgcggccgccaccgccgcgctcTACGCGGAGCTCGAGGTGCTGACCGAGCTCGAGCAAACGGCGCGGAAGCTCCCCACCGACGAGGCCCGCCGCGCGCTGGAGCAGCGCACGCGGTGGCGCCGCCACGACGTGCGCCGGCTCAGGGACTCGTCGCTCTGGAACTGGGGCTACGACAAGGCCGTGCTCCTGCTCGCGCGCGCCGTCTGCGCCATCTACGACCGCATCCGCCTTGTGTTCGGCGATCCGATGCTCGGGCTCGACTTGCTGGCCACTACCCGGGAGTCACGGCAATGTGACCAAAGCCGGCAGATTTCCGGTCCAATTACAGCGAATTCAGGTCCTGTCCGAGCCAATCTCGGTGATGCCAAGTCAGGGCCAATTGCCATAGTCGATGTTGATATGCCACGCTCAGTGAATTTTCGGTCGAATTGCGGAGCAAGCCCAGGGAAGATGTTCATGGAGTGTTTGAGCTTGAGTAGCTCGGTGTCGTGGAAGGATGGGTTTGAGGATGAGTTCCTGGAAAATGCCAGCTGCATCAGCAAGATCAAGTCAGGGATGCTGGTACCGTTGAGTGGCGAGCAGGGGGTGTCCTCAACGACAGCCAAGAGCGGCAAGATTGGCACAAGGGTGCGGTTTGGTCCGAAGAGCACGGTGACATCACTTGCGGCGCCATCCACAGTTGGCGGGTCGGCCCTTGCAGCGCATTAtgcaaacatcatcatcatcatcgagaAGTTGCTCCGGTACCCACATCTTGTTGGCGAGGAGGCACGGGACGATCTGTACCGGATGTTGCCCTCGAGTTTGAAGGCGGCATTGAGGAAGAATCTGAGGACATATGTTAAGAACATGGCGATCTATGATGCGTTCCTCGCGCACGATTGGAGGGAGACGCTTGAGAAGACATTGGCATGGCTTGCGCCGATGGCCCACAATATGATCCGGTGGCAGGCTGAGAGGAACTTTGAGCAGCAGCAGATTGTGTTGAAGGGGAATGTGTTGCTGTTGCAGACATTGTATTTCGCCGATCGGGAGAAGACTGAGGCGGTGATCTGCGAATTGCTTGTCGGGCTGAATTACATCTGCCGGTACGAGCAGCAGCACAACGCGCTACTTGACTGCTCGAGTAGTCTAGACTTTGATGATTGTGTGGAGTGGCAGCTTCAGTAG